Genomic segment of Bacillota bacterium:
GATGCCCTGAGAGCGTTAGGAAAAGAGAAGGGATAAAAAATGGAAGAGAGAATTATCTCTGCGGCGCGCTTGCCGCAAGAAGCTGAAGTGGATATTTCCCTGAGACCGAGGCTGCTTCGGGATTTTGTAGGGCAGCAGCAAAGCAAGGAGAATCTGGAAGTCTTTATCCATGCGGCAATCATGCGCAGGGAGGCCCTTGACCACGTCTTGTTATACGGGCCGCCCGGTTTGGGGAAGACTACGCTTGCTCATATTATTGCCCAGGAGTTGGGGGTCCGCCTTTATCCAACCTCAGGGCCGGCTTTGGAGCGCCCGGGTGATATGGCTGCAGTCTTAACAAATCTCGAAGCCAATGAGGTGCTTTTTATAGACGAGATTCACCGGTTGCCACGTGTTGTGGAGGAAATTCTATATCCCGCCCTGGAAGAGTTTTGCCTTGATATCATCATCGGAAAAGGGCCCGGAGCAAGGTCTTTACGGATCGATCTCCCCCCTTTCACCTTGATCGGTGCAACAACCCGGGCAGGACTTGTCAGCCTGCCGCTCAGAGACCGTTTCGGAATTATTTTGAGGCTTGACTACTACCCGAAGGAAGATCTTTTTAAGATCGTGACTCGAGCCGCCTCCCTGCTGGGAATCGAGCTGGAGGAGGAGGGGGCGTGGGAGATCGCCGGAAGGGCGCGGGGGACCCCCCGTATTGCAACCCGCCTCCTGCGCCGGATCCGGGATTTTGCCGAGGTTGCAGGCACAAAAACTGTTTCTCTGGAACTTGTCAAATCGGCACTGGAGCGGCTCGAGGTTGATGAGGCAGGACTGGACAAAGTTGACCGGATTTTGCTGGCAACGGTGATCGAGAAATTTCACGGGGGGCCGGTGGGGCTGGATACCCTGGCTGCTGCGGCGCGGGAGGAGCCCGGGACCATCGAGGACGTTTACGAGCCGTATCTTTTGCAAATGGGTTACCTGCAGCGAACACCTCGCGGGCGGGTGGCAACCCCCTCCGCCTATGCTCAT
This window contains:
- the ruvB gene encoding Holliday junction branch migration DNA helicase RuvB, giving the protein MEERIISAARLPQEAEVDISLRPRLLRDFVGQQQSKENLEVFIHAAIMRREALDHVLLYGPPGLGKTTLAHIIAQELGVRLYPTSGPALERPGDMAAVLTNLEANEVLFIDEIHRLPRVVEEILYPALEEFCLDIIIGKGPGARSLRIDLPPFTLIGATTRAGLVSLPLRDRFGIILRLDYYPKEDLFKIVTRAASLLGIELEEEGAWEIAGRARGTPRIATRLLRRIRDFAEVAGTKTVSLELVKSALERLEVDEAGLDKVDRILLATVIEKFHGGPVGLDTLAAAAREEPGTIEDVYEPYLLQMGYLQRTPRGRVATPSAYAHLGIAYPGPKGSASLRQAALFSEEDEE